From Calothrix sp. PCC 6303, a single genomic window includes:
- a CDS encoding DUF1868 domain-containing protein: protein MDDNYQTYLNRVARTTLPETYQTQVQHVQESSKFCLTPNGERKAAAFPGYTLITPPSGEESQNSSFYAQIQLYQEELLKLAVDHDLSDLIVALPTSSFHMTIADLIWDSAYHHACDRNPHFESDLQSCCGKIFQQYHQNPNFPPGENRWNILGIMIMPRAIGISLVPKNQASYEQIIQLRRKIYQNPQLISLGIEQQYHYTAHITLAYFGQPKPDWKRDRFADTMTEFNQKWLTDTPDFTINRVELRKFDDMTRYYRQPNWAAIDF, encoded by the coding sequence GTGGACGATAATTATCAGACTTATTTAAATCGGGTAGCACGAACAACGTTACCGGAAACTTACCAGACACAAGTCCAACATGTTCAGGAATCTTCAAAGTTTTGTCTTACACCTAATGGTGAAAGAAAAGCAGCGGCATTTCCTGGCTACACCTTAATTACTCCACCAAGTGGGGAAGAATCCCAAAATTCAAGTTTTTATGCTCAAATACAGCTTTATCAGGAAGAATTACTGAAGCTAGCTGTTGATCATGATTTATCAGATTTGATAGTAGCTTTACCTACTTCAAGTTTCCACATGACAATAGCGGATTTGATTTGGGATAGTGCTTATCATCATGCTTGCGATCGCAATCCGCATTTTGAGTCCGATTTACAATCATGTTGTGGGAAAATTTTTCAGCAATACCACCAAAACCCTAATTTTCCTCCAGGTGAAAATCGTTGGAACATACTAGGGATAATGATCATGCCAAGGGCAATTGGTATTTCTTTGGTTCCTAAAAATCAAGCCAGTTATGAGCAAATTATCCAATTAAGGCGAAAAATCTACCAAAACCCCCAATTAATCAGCTTAGGTATCGAACAGCAGTATCACTATACCGCACACATCACACTAGCTTACTTCGGACAACCCAAGCCCGATTGGAAACGCGATCGCTTTGCCGATACAATGACAGAATTCAATCAAAAATGGTTAACAGATACACCAGATTTCACAATTAACCGCGTTGAACTGCGAAAATTTGACGATATGACGCGCTATTATCGTCAACCTAATTGGGCTGCAATCGATTTTTAG
- a CDS encoding murein transglycosylase A has translation MRKTLALLSLSLSITTVVPFWSVVAQVPSLPQVPATDSPGAVPPQIPPSLPPVVQPVLQEIAIDPSCKPVRGCLGWDEQIFWARGKKGDRASLLKSIDHSLRFLETRRAIASYENYPVPGITRERVKKSLQRFRQLVVTSKSAEKLQAAVRKEFAFYRSIGNDGNGTVKFTAYYEPIYTASRTKTSVYKYPIYKLPTDFDKWAKPHPKRIDLEGKDALLGDKSPIRGYELVWLRDRFDAYMIQIQGSAQIKFTNGKSTTVGFAGATDYPWTSIGRELIKEGKLDKNKATMPGIIQHFRSNPQDMNEYLPRWERFVFFKETNGRPATGSINVPVTADRSIATDKSIMPPGALALIYNSFPYPKAGGGLARRAVSRYVLDQDTGSAIKGPGRVDYFMGTGKLAGDRAGITGGNGQLYYLLLKE, from the coding sequence ATGAGAAAAACCCTTGCTTTGCTTTCCTTGAGTCTCAGTATTACTACGGTGGTACCATTTTGGTCTGTTGTTGCTCAGGTACCAAGTTTACCCCAAGTTCCGGCAACCGACAGCCCAGGTGCTGTACCGCCCCAAATACCGCCAAGTTTACCACCAGTCGTGCAACCAGTACTCCAAGAAATTGCCATAGATCCTAGTTGTAAACCAGTAAGGGGATGTTTAGGTTGGGATGAGCAAATTTTTTGGGCAAGGGGTAAAAAAGGCGATCGCGCATCTCTGCTAAAGTCAATTGATCATAGTCTCCGCTTCCTGGAAACCAGAAGAGCGATCGCGTCTTATGAAAACTACCCAGTTCCTGGTATCACCCGTGAGCGAGTCAAGAAAAGTTTACAAAGGTTCCGACAATTGGTTGTAACCTCTAAATCTGCTGAGAAATTGCAAGCTGCTGTCAGGAAGGAGTTTGCTTTCTATCGCTCCATTGGCAATGATGGCAATGGTACCGTTAAATTTACAGCTTATTACGAACCTATATATACAGCTAGCCGTACCAAAACATCTGTATATAAATATCCCATTTATAAATTACCAACAGATTTTGACAAATGGGCAAAACCTCACCCCAAACGCATTGATTTAGAAGGTAAAGATGCTTTACTAGGAGATAAAAGCCCCATACGTGGTTATGAGTTGGTGTGGTTACGCGATCGCTTTGATGCCTACATGATTCAAATTCAAGGTTCGGCACAAATCAAATTCACCAATGGCAAAAGTACGACTGTGGGTTTTGCAGGTGCTACCGACTACCCTTGGACAAGTATTGGTAGGGAATTAATTAAAGAAGGGAAATTAGATAAAAATAAAGCAACAATGCCAGGAATTATCCAGCATTTCCGTTCCAATCCCCAAGATATGAATGAGTATTTACCACGGTGGGAACGTTTCGTATTTTTCAAGGAAACCAATGGAAGACCAGCCACTGGTAGCATTAATGTACCTGTGACAGCAGATCGTTCCATTGCCACCGATAAATCTATTATGCCTCCAGGTGCCTTGGCTCTAATTTATAACTCCTTCCCCTATCCTAAAGCTGGTGGTGGTTTGGCACGTCGTGCTGTGAGTCGCTATGTGTTGGATCAAGATACAGGCAGCGCCATCAAAGGACCAGGTAGGGTAGACTACTTCATGGGTACCGGGAAA